From a single Helicovermis profundi genomic region:
- a CDS encoding ABC transporter permease, which produces MIRRIYLIFKRDLKTSIRNFISLYILVIPIIFAIMINVFSPGINDTSVEVALLKGENTQQIEYFNQFAKVEVFNTYDDIEKRLRKRDNIIAVLLDKTNGYYILTQGNEPEYIVDYVRNLITFDYYNIETEDSIAEIVDYSRKIPPLKKIMVNVSMIFTSILGGMIIALNIIEEKTDNTISAIHLSPVSRIEYIAGKSVIGIFVPIVSSILILFITGFRDINFFHVLIMVTTSCIISILVGFIEGINNDDVINAAGNIKLLFLPLFGAIIGEELLADKWQILFYWIPFYWTYKANDLILSNKGSWLDIIYYSGIVLGISALVFLVLAPKIRKGLK; this is translated from the coding sequence ATGATAAGACGAATATACCTAATATTTAAGAGAGACCTAAAAACAAGTATAAGAAATTTTATAAGCTTGTATATACTTGTTATACCTATCATTTTTGCCATTATGATTAATGTCTTTTCGCCAGGAATTAACGATACTTCAGTTGAAGTTGCACTTCTTAAAGGAGAAAACACACAGCAGATTGAATACTTCAATCAGTTTGCAAAGGTTGAAGTGTTTAATACTTATGATGATATTGAAAAGCGCCTTAGAAAAAGAGACAATATAATAGCTGTACTTTTAGATAAAACTAATGGATATTATATTTTGACACAAGGAAATGAGCCGGAATATATTGTAGACTACGTAAGGAACTTAATTACTTTTGACTACTATAATATTGAAACGGAGGATTCAATTGCTGAAATAGTGGATTATAGTAGAAAAATACCACCTTTGAAGAAAATTATGGTCAATGTATCAATGATTTTTACCTCAATTCTTGGAGGTATGATTATCGCTTTAAACATCATAGAAGAAAAAACAGACAATACAATAAGTGCAATTCATTTATCACCAGTATCAAGAATAGAATATATTGCTGGAAAAAGCGTAATTGGAATTTTTGTTCCAATAGTGAGTTCGATTCTAATTTTATTTATAACAGGATTTAGAGATATCAACTTTTTCCATGTGCTTATTATGGTGACAACTTCATGTATTATAAGCATACTTGTAGGATTTATTGAGGGTATAAATAATGATGATGTTATTAATGCAGCAGGTAATATAAAATTACTTTTTTTACCCTTATTTGGAGCCATTATAGGTGAAGAACTTTTGGCTGACAAGTGGCAGATTTTATTTTACTGGATACCATTTTACTGGACATACAAAGCTAATGATCTTATTCTTTCAAATAAAGGATCATGGCTTGATATAATCTATTATTCTGGAATTGTACTTGGAATAAGTGCCCTAGTATTTTTGGTATTAGCGCCAAAAATAAGAAAAGGCTTGAAGTAG
- a CDS encoding GNAT family N-acetyltransferase — protein sequence MFKVLNYKDFNQELVEQLMEFTYKESTYEIFEDSYLSKIDKENEYEKKKAHEKFKSDYYNFIESFMSSPNDSQFIAVIDKDNKYVSGVRAIKMSELIWFEEALETAVDYRNCGYSTTLIKGLIRHLEGEKCEIIIAHVSKFNIESINLHKKLGFELTSKKVIDENNKYCPNQLQFEYKIKRKLS from the coding sequence ATGTTTAAAGTATTAAATTACAAAGATTTTAATCAAGAATTAGTTGAACAACTAATGGAATTTACTTATAAAGAATCTACATATGAAATATTTGAAGATTCCTATTTAAGTAAAATTGATAAAGAAAATGAATATGAGAAAAAGAAAGCGCATGAAAAATTTAAATCTGATTATTATAATTTCATTGAATCGTTTATGTCATCTCCAAATGACTCACAGTTTATTGCAGTTATAGATAAAGATAATAAATATGTAAGTGGAGTAAGAGCAATAAAGATGAGTGAATTAATATGGTTTGAAGAAGCTTTAGAAACAGCAGTTGATTATAGAAATTGTGGTTACAGTACAACTTTAATTAAAGGATTGATTAGACATCTTGAAGGTGAAAAATGTGAGATTATAATTGCTCATGTAAGCAAATTTAATATTGAGTCTATAAATTTACATAAAAAACTTGGATTTGAGTTGACATCAAAAAAAGTGATTGATGAAAATAACAAATATTGTCCAAATCAGCTTCAATTCGAGTATAAAATAAAAAGGAAATTAAGTTGA
- a CDS encoding protein kinase family protein, with protein MDRLKYIEQKLLEWNNSIELSNKDLYSTNYEAIENLIMKELFSVYHSLLFWHFANINSALRNLHYWADPSRDFIHIIDEYENVCRALINTEYEFSITEYYSVVIEKCKLFLDSSGGSPIPEEFEKIVLKEYEAIFSLKNTVRVNDVMKAYELKMIGDGSYANVYKYKDEFYNKTFALKKAKVDLEDKEIIRFKEEFNEMNKLNSPYVLEVYKFNVDDLEYTMEYADITMDKYILSNNDKVKFSQRISFVRQVFKGLDYIHSQGLLHRDISTTNILLKIYHDVEVIKISDFGLVKRKNSNLTSLSTEFKGSLNDPKLAMYGNFKDYKIEHETFALTRLIYFIMTGRKKIKLKPNSTLNEFINKGISDKISERYSSIVEIREAFEQSIVGKWIP; from the coding sequence ATGGACCGATTAAAATATATTGAGCAAAAATTATTAGAGTGGAATAATTCTATAGAATTATCTAATAAAGATTTATATTCTACTAACTATGAAGCTATAGAAAATTTAATTATGAAAGAATTATTTTCAGTCTATCACAGTCTATTATTTTGGCATTTTGCTAATATTAATAGCGCATTGAGAAATTTACATTATTGGGCTGATCCGAGTAGAGACTTTATTCACATAATAGATGAATACGAAAATGTCTGTAGAGCTTTGATTAACACTGAATATGAATTTTCAATTACGGAATACTATTCAGTTGTTATTGAAAAATGTAAATTATTTCTTGATTCTTCAGGTGGAAGCCCAATTCCAGAGGAATTTGAAAAAATTGTTTTAAAAGAATATGAAGCTATTTTTTCACTTAAAAATACAGTTAGAGTTAACGATGTAATGAAAGCGTATGAACTTAAAATGATTGGTGATGGTTCATATGCAAATGTATATAAGTATAAAGATGAATTTTACAATAAAACTTTTGCTTTGAAAAAAGCCAAGGTAGATTTAGAGGATAAGGAAATTATTAGATTTAAAGAAGAATTTAATGAAATGAATAAATTGAATTCACCATATGTATTAGAAGTTTACAAATTTAATGTTGATGATTTAGAATATACGATGGAATATGCAGATATTACTATGGATAAATACATATTAAGTAATAATGACAAAGTGAAATTTAGTCAACGAATTTCATTTGTAAGACAAGTATTCAAAGGATTAGACTATATTCATAGTCAAGGATTACTCCATCGAGATATAAGTACGACAAATATATTGCTTAAGATATACCACGATGTTGAAGTTATAAAAATTTCAGATTTTGGGTTGGTTAAAAGAAAAAATAGTAACTTGACTAGTTTATCTACAGAGTTCAAAGGCTCATTAAACGACCCTAAATTAGCAATGTACGGAAATTTTAAGGATTATAAAATTGAACATGAAACATTTGCTTTAACTCGTTTAATTTACTTTATAATGACAGGTAGAAAAAAGATAAAACTAAAACCGAATAGCACCTTAAATGAGTTTATAAATAAAGGTATATCTGATAAAATTTCTGAGCGTTATTCATCTATAGTAGAAATAAGAGAAGCATTTGAACAGTCTATAGTTGGAAAATGGATACCGTAG
- a CDS encoding GNAT family N-acetyltransferase, producing the protein MQLKDYDIICGNEIDIKMVSKSVGNLVKKRSPEYKFHVLLHGSDKSIGHINLRFGNNEKIINYIGHIGYGIDENYRGNKYSVKACELLKVVLLDYKIEKVIITCNPDNYPSRNTCELIGANLLEIIEIPKNSDAYSETETKKCRYEWLL; encoded by the coding sequence ATGCAACTAAAAGATTATGACATTATATGTGGTAATGAAATTGATATTAAAATGGTAAGTAAAAGTGTTGGCAATCTAGTTAAAAAGAGAAGTCCTGAATATAAATTTCATGTTTTACTACATGGTTCAGATAAATCCATTGGTCATATAAATCTTAGATTTGGAAATAATGAAAAAATAATAAACTACATAGGGCATATTGGTTATGGTATTGATGAAAATTACAGAGGAAATAAATATTCAGTTAAGGCTTGCGAACTGTTAAAAGTGGTCTTGTTAGACTATAAAATTGAAAAAGTTATTATAACGTGTAATCCAGATAATTATCCTTCCAGAAACACATGTGAACTAATAGGTGCCAATTTATTAGAGATAATAGAAATACCAAAGAATTCAGATGCATATTCAGAAACTGAGACAAAAAAATGCAGATATGAATGGCTATTATAG
- a CDS encoding ABC transporter ATP-binding protein produces MNRMIKVKHLYHSYSNDNKYAIKDLNFEIKKGEIFGFLGPSGAGKSTTQNILVGILQLQQGEVEVAGYNIKHIKNEMFNKIGMSFEQSNLYSKMSAFENLDFYRKLFDVETRDPNDMIKLVGLEGKENIKAGKYSKGMKHRLTFARSMINNPQMWFLDEPTTGLDPAISSQIKDIIKKENEKGVTIFLTTHNMYIADELCDRVAFIVDGKIRLIDSPKALKLKYGEKLVEVEYFKDGELIKDSFSTVFKDQKDKLIDVINKYEILTMHTKEASLEEIFIKVTGRGLV; encoded by the coding sequence ATGAATAGGATGATAAAAGTCAAACACTTGTACCATTCATATAGTAATGACAATAAATACGCAATTAAAGATTTGAATTTTGAAATTAAAAAGGGTGAAATATTTGGATTTTTAGGTCCTTCAGGTGCTGGAAAATCAACTACTCAGAATATTTTAGTAGGTATTCTACAGCTCCAGCAGGGTGAGGTTGAAGTTGCAGGTTATAATATTAAACATATAAAAAATGAAATGTTTAATAAAATTGGAATGTCTTTTGAACAATCAAATCTTTATAGCAAGATGTCTGCTTTTGAAAATCTTGACTTCTACAGAAAATTGTTTGATGTGGAAACGAGAGACCCTAATGACATGATAAAATTAGTGGGTCTTGAAGGAAAAGAAAATATTAAAGCTGGAAAATATTCAAAAGGTATGAAGCATAGGCTGACATTTGCAAGATCTATGATTAATAACCCTCAGATGTGGTTTCTTGATGAACCAACTACAGGGCTGGACCCTGCAATATCATCTCAAATAAAGGATATAATTAAGAAAGAAAACGAAAAGGGTGTCACAATCTTTCTGACAACTCATAACATGTATATTGCCGATGAACTATGTGATAGGGTTGCCTTTATAGTAGATGGAAAAATTAGACTTATAGATTCACCAAAAGCATTAAAACTTAAATACGGCGAAAAGTTGGTGGAAGTAGAATACTTTAAAGACGGAGAATTAATAAAGGATAGCTTTTCCACTGTTTTTAAAGATCAAAAAGATAAATTAATTGATGTTATTAATAAGTATGAAATACTTACAATGCATACCAAGGAGGCAAGTCTTGAGGAAATATTTATTAAAGTAACCGGAAGGGGTCTGGTATAA
- a CDS encoding ABC transporter permease, whose product MKLWYSFKKELILSSKSWYFYIEIGMALVLLLILLFVVPKNFDKKSKEYIYLDLPQVIKDRYTKNLLEDDLDNIAKQVEVKVDKDIIDAVLYETEESKIYLVDSLDKLDVFSNTERVPAVHIHINDDNQIIHTYYLQGYETKKLKNLLLVYNNRLAGNDVVKNYSDNIEVRRLYKDKETLSDKENLVPVFLTFNGSLMSIFIIAAYIFLDKNEGIIVAYAITASSVWSYLISKIGVIILTSIVTSLIITLPIMGLQPNYLVLLIFLISSGFFVASIGLFLASYYNDIVEAFGVMYILIMLMIMPNISYFTPSWDPSWIKIIPTYVMLQSFKEIISVNGNMTYALLASLGFAVLGIDVFILANYRFKKTLSR is encoded by the coding sequence ATGAAACTCTGGTATAGTTTTAAAAAAGAGCTGATTTTATCTTCAAAAAGTTGGTATTTTTATATTGAAATTGGAATGGCCCTAGTACTTTTGCTTATCCTTTTATTTGTGGTTCCAAAAAATTTTGATAAAAAAAGTAAGGAGTATATTTATCTTGATCTACCTCAGGTTATTAAAGACAGATACACAAAGAATTTACTTGAAGATGATCTAGATAATATAGCTAAGCAAGTGGAAGTGAAAGTGGATAAAGATATTATTGATGCAGTGCTTTATGAAACAGAAGAGTCGAAAATTTACTTGGTTGATAGCTTAGACAAGTTGGATGTATTTTCTAACACTGAAAGAGTACCTGCAGTTCACATTCATATAAATGATGACAATCAAATTATTCACACCTACTATTTACAGGGATATGAAACAAAGAAGCTTAAAAACCTTCTTTTGGTATATAACAACAGATTAGCAGGAAATGATGTTGTTAAAAATTATTCTGATAACATTGAAGTAAGACGCCTTTATAAGGATAAGGAGACATTAAGTGATAAAGAGAATTTGGTACCTGTATTTTTAACTTTCAATGGGAGTTTGATGAGTATATTTATTATTGCAGCTTATATCTTTCTAGACAAGAACGAAGGAATAATAGTTGCGTACGCAATAACTGCATCTTCAGTTTGGAGCTATTTGATTAGTAAAATCGGAGTTATAATACTAACAAGTATTGTAACATCTCTAATTATAACCCTGCCAATAATGGGACTTCAACCAAATTATTTAGTACTTTTGATATTTCTAATTTCTTCAGGATTTTTTGTAGCATCGATTGGCTTATTTCTTGCAAGTTATTACAACGATATAGTAGAGGCGTTTGGAGTAATGTATATTCTTATAATGCTTATGATTATGCCAAATATTTCATATTTTACGCCTAGCTGGGATCCAAGTTGGATAAAGATTATTCCTACCTATGTTATGCTTCAGAGCTTTAAAGAAATAATATCGGTAAATGGAAACATGACATATGCGCTTCTTGCCTCCTTAGGTTTTGCTGTGCTTGGGATTGATGTTTTTATTTTGGCAAATTATAGATTTAAAAAGACACTGTCCAGGTAA
- a CDS encoding type II toxin-antitoxin system HicA family toxin, translated as MNSRSYNSKELLKILLNDGWKVIRIKGSHHQLRHPHKDGLVTIPHPKKDLPRKTIESILKQAGLKKFS; from the coding sequence ATGAACTCTCGTTCTTATAACTCAAAAGAACTACTTAAAATACTTTTAAATGATGGATGGAAAGTTATTAGAATCAAAGGTTCTCATCACCAACTTAGACATCCTCATAAAGATGGCTTAGTTACTATTCCACATCCTAAAAAAGATTTACCTCGTAAAACTATCGAAAGTATTCTAAAACAAGCTGGTTTAAAAAAATTTAGTTAG
- a CDS encoding helix-turn-helix transcriptional regulator — translation MQWSNASKIIASNPEVKAELLKNELEYKLIEEVISARIEHNLTQKQLADLVGTKQSNISRFENGNANPSIEFLKKVALALNKKVEIHLV, via the coding sequence ATGCAATGGAGCAATGCAAGTAAAATTATAGCTTCTAACCCAGAAGTTAAAGCTGAACTTCTCAAAAATGAACTTGAATATAAACTCATCGAAGAAGTTATTTCAGCAAGAATTGAACACAATTTAACTCAAAAACAACTTGCTGATTTAGTTGGTACCAAACAATCTAATATTTCTAGATTTGAAAACGGTAATGCTAACCCATCTATTGAATTTCTTAAAAAGGTAGCACTAGCATTAAATAAAAAAGTTGAAATACATTTAGTTTAG
- a CDS encoding type II toxin-antitoxin system HicB family antitoxin — protein sequence MYKDRYIFPAIFHYADDGISVEFPDLAGCFSYGSNDIEAVSNAKEALELHLYGLEDDNEIIPNPSNIQHIKHSENETIVLIDVWMISVRDYMKNKAVKKTLTIPKWLNDVAIENKVNFSHLLQLAIKDYLGIHKD from the coding sequence ATGTACAAAGATAGATATATTTTTCCAGCAATTTTTCATTATGCCGACGATGGCATATCTGTTGAATTTCCAGACTTAGCAGGATGTTTTTCATATGGAAGCAATGATATAGAAGCTGTTTCCAATGCCAAAGAAGCTTTAGAATTACACCTTTACGGTCTTGAAGACGATAATGAAATTATCCCTAATCCAAGCAATATTCAACACATTAAACACTCTGAGAATGAAACAATCGTGCTAATTGATGTATGGATGATATCAGTTAGAGACTATATGAAAAATAAAGCTGTTAAGAAAACTTTAACAATTCCTAAATGGTTAAACGATGTTGCTATTGAAAACAAAGTTAATTTTTCGCATTTATTACAACTCGCAATTAAAGACTATTTAGGTATTCACAAAGACTAA
- a CDS encoding type II toxin-antitoxin system RelE/ParE family toxin, which translates to MNWNIELYTKENKIPVLEFIQSLPAKHQAKIKREIDLLEKFGINLTYPHTKKIEGEKYKGLWELRIKFSSDNTRIFYFLHLNKTFVLLNGFQKKSNKTPSKHLKLAKDYMDNYNDRR; encoded by the coding sequence ATGAATTGGAATATCGAATTATATACTAAGGAAAATAAAATTCCTGTTTTAGAATTTATTCAATCATTACCAGCCAAACATCAAGCAAAAATTAAACGCGAAATTGATTTGCTTGAAAAATTCGGCATAAATTTGACTTACCCACATACTAAAAAGATTGAAGGTGAAAAATATAAAGGTTTATGGGAATTACGAATCAAATTCAGTAGTGATAATACACGAATTTTCTATTTTCTACACCTTAACAAAACCTTTGTATTATTGAATGGATTTCAAAAGAAATCTAATAAAACTCCTAGTAAACATTTAAAACTAGCTAAAGACTATATGGATAACTATAACGATCGGAGGTAA
- a CDS encoding RES family NAD+ phosphorylase gives MDREYEVLKKFTKSIKTTNRYFVDKDIIDCLKSVIFNKTFELKKGEKYYRGRIRDDIQKPYEVVDMMMPNSTIKSLGRFNSYGINHFYLATDIETVVSELRPNARTKIEIAEFELTEDIKIVNLTDKHAISDYSADFNLSSFILLLGGMFSRSFSKVESSFDYLPMQYFAELIKSEGLGGVLYFSSLFDQNPEKCNLTLFSDQIVKCNSIKTVEIKSIKYQII, from the coding sequence ATGGATAGAGAATATGAAGTTCTTAAAAAATTTACCAAATCAATTAAAACAACAAATAGGTATTTTGTTGATAAAGATATCATTGATTGCCTCAAAAGTGTTATTTTTAATAAAACTTTTGAACTAAAAAAAGGCGAAAAATATTACCGTGGTAGAATTCGTGATGATATTCAGAAACCATATGAAGTTGTAGATATGATGATGCCAAATAGTACTATAAAGTCATTGGGTAGATTCAATTCTTATGGAATAAATCATTTTTATTTAGCGACGGATATTGAAACAGTAGTTTCGGAATTAAGACCAAATGCTAGAACAAAAATAGAAATTGCTGAATTTGAACTAACTGAAGATATAAAGATTGTAAATTTAACAGATAAACATGCTATTTCTGATTATAGTGCGGATTTTAATCTATCGTCTTTTATTTTATTATTGGGTGGGATGTTCTCTAGGTCGTTCTCTAAGGTTGAATCATCTTTTGATTATTTACCAATGCAATATTTCGCTGAATTGATAAAATCAGAAGGTTTGGGTGGAGTGTTATATTTTAGTTCATTATTTGATCAAAATCCAGAAAAATGTAATCTTACTTTATTTAGTGATCAAATAGTTAAATGTAATAGTATTAAAACCGTTGAGATTAAGAGTATTAAGTATCAAATAATTTGA
- a CDS encoding translation factor GTPase family protein encodes MKKLVIGILAHVDAGKTTLSESLLYLSGKIRRPGRVDNKNAYLDTFTLEKSRGITIFSKQAVMNFDDLELTLLDTPGHVDFSAEMERTLQVLDYAILVVSGADGIQSHTKTLWNLLEIHKIPTFIFINKMDQSGTNRQKLMIDIKKELSDNCIPFDEKEDDWYEQIAMCDEEVMESYLNTGNIELEKIRILLAHRNAFPVYFGSALRQIGVEKLIEDLKLYSKIPCYSNELGGKIYKITRDSRGERLTHIKITGGSLKVKDTINTEGIVEKINQIRIYSGEKYNTLSEVEAGTVCALTGLNNTKPGEAIGKERDPISPLLEPILSYQLILPEAIDELQMLPNLKELEEEEPTLRVRWNKDLQSIYIHVMGDVQIEVLQSVILERYGILVTFDKGKIVYKETISTVCEGVGHFEPLRHYAEVHLLLKPGERGSGIIVDSICKEDILEKNWQRLILSHLKEKEHVGVLTGSYITDIEITLVSGKSHNKHTSGGDFREATYRALRQGLKEAETVLLEPYYKFRLELPEKFVGRAMTDIDKMHGQSKIEHADTEKTVLTGIAPVSTMRNYQQELNTFTKGYGKLFISIYGYDVCYNFQKVIEDANYDSERDIENPTSSVFCANGSGYIVPWNEVKKHMHVENYLKAEKPQNTSGKANVNKNSKSTSISLEEIDAIINSTYYSNKGKKNNWKKQKTAKESYYETVSTSRVVKRRPTGDEYLLVDGYNIIFDWDELKNIAKDNLESARIKLIDILNNYQGVRNGHLILVFDAYKNKDRTESTEKFHNISVVFTGENQSADHYIEKFAHDNQSKYRITVASSDGLVQKIIRGLGANILSARELREDVLEVEKRLHDDYLDNKLKKGVPLEESISEIEKAKLKLSVNTSKE; translated from the coding sequence ATGAAAAAACTTGTAATAGGTATACTTGCACATGTAGATGCAGGAAAAACCACATTATCAGAGAGCTTACTTTACTTAAGTGGTAAAATTCGTCGACCAGGACGCGTAGACAATAAAAATGCATATTTAGACACCTTTACTCTTGAAAAAAGTCGAGGTATTACTATATTTTCAAAACAAGCAGTAATGAACTTTGATGATCTTGAATTGACTTTACTTGATACTCCAGGACATGTTGATTTTTCAGCTGAGATGGAAAGAACACTCCAAGTTTTAGATTATGCAATTTTGGTTGTAAGTGGAGCTGATGGCATACAAAGTCATACGAAAACACTTTGGAATTTACTTGAAATCCATAAAATTCCTACATTTATTTTTATTAATAAAATGGATCAAAGTGGAACTAATAGACAAAAGCTTATGATTGATATAAAGAAAGAATTAAGTGATAATTGCATTCCTTTTGATGAAAAAGAAGATGACTGGTATGAGCAGATAGCCATGTGTGATGAGGAAGTTATGGAAAGCTACTTAAATACAGGTAATATAGAACTTGAAAAGATTAGAATATTACTAGCACATAGAAATGCTTTTCCTGTATATTTTGGTTCCGCTCTTCGTCAAATTGGAGTAGAAAAATTAATAGAAGATTTGAAGTTATATTCAAAAATACCTTGTTATTCAAATGAATTAGGAGGTAAAATATATAAAATTACAAGAGATTCACGTGGGGAAAGATTAACTCATATAAAGATAACTGGTGGGTCATTAAAAGTAAAAGATACTATTAATACAGAAGGTATAGTAGAAAAAATAAATCAAATTAGAATTTATTCTGGAGAAAAATATAATACATTATCTGAAGTTGAAGCTGGAACTGTGTGCGCCTTAACTGGACTTAATAATACTAAACCTGGTGAAGCTATAGGAAAGGAACGGGATCCGATTTCACCGCTACTTGAACCAATTTTATCGTATCAGCTAATTTTGCCAGAAGCTATAGATGAACTTCAGATGCTTCCAAATCTTAAAGAACTGGAAGAGGAAGAACCAACACTTAGAGTTCGTTGGAATAAAGATTTACAATCGATATATATTCATGTTATGGGTGATGTTCAAATAGAAGTATTACAGTCAGTAATTTTAGAGAGATATGGTATTTTAGTGACATTTGATAAAGGAAAAATTGTATATAAGGAAACAATTTCTACGGTTTGTGAAGGCGTTGGACATTTTGAACCTTTAAGACATTATGCTGAAGTACATTTACTCTTGAAGCCTGGTGAAAGAGGGAGCGGCATTATAGTTGATAGCATATGTAAAGAAGATATACTAGAAAAAAATTGGCAAAGGCTTATATTAAGCCATCTTAAAGAGAAGGAACATGTTGGGGTTTTGACTGGGTCATATATTACAGATATAGAAATTACCCTAGTTTCAGGAAAAAGTCATAATAAACATACATCAGGTGGTGACTTTAGAGAAGCAACTTATAGAGCGCTTCGTCAAGGCTTAAAAGAAGCTGAAACGGTTTTACTTGAACCTTATTATAAATTTAGATTGGAATTACCAGAAAAATTTGTTGGTAGGGCTATGACAGACATTGATAAAATGCATGGACAATCTAAAATTGAGCATGCAGACACTGAAAAAACAGTGTTAACTGGTATTGCACCAGTTTCTACAATGCGAAATTATCAGCAAGAATTAAACACATTTACTAAGGGGTATGGAAAACTATTTATTTCGATATATGGTTATGATGTGTGTTATAATTTCCAAAAAGTAATTGAAGATGCAAATTATGACTCTGAACGAGATATTGAAAATCCAACGTCTTCTGTTTTTTGCGCTAATGGATCAGGATACATTGTTCCTTGGAATGAAGTAAAGAAGCATATGCATGTTGAAAATTATCTTAAAGCAGAAAAACCCCAAAATACTAGTGGTAAAGCTAATGTTAATAAGAATTCTAAATCAACATCAATAAGCTTAGAAGAGATTGATGCCATTATAAATAGCACCTATTATTCAAATAAGGGGAAAAAAAATAACTGGAAAAAACAAAAAACTGCTAAAGAAAGTTACTATGAAACTGTATCTACAAGTAGGGTAGTTAAAAGAAGACCAACTGGAGATGAGTATCTATTAGTTGATGGCTATAATATTATATTTGATTGGGATGAGCTAAAAAACATAGCTAAAGATAATTTGGAATCTGCTAGAATTAAATTAATAGACATACTTAATAACTATCAAGGTGTTAGAAATGGACATTTAATTCTTGTGTTTGATGCTTACAAAAATAAAGATCGCACAGAATCTACTGAAAAATTTCACAATATAAGTGTTGTTTTTACTGGAGAAAATCAAAGCGCAGACCACTATATTGAAAAATTTGCACATGATAATCAGAGTAAATACCGCATAACGGTAGCATCATCAGATGGTCTAGTACAAAAAATTATTAGAGGATTGGGTGCTAATATTTTATCTGCAAGAGAACTTAGAGAAGATGTACTAGAAGTAGAAAAAAGACTGCATGATGATTATTTAGATAATAAGCTAAAAAAAGGTGTGCCACTAGAAGAATCTATTTCTGAAATTGAAAAAGCTAAGCTAAAGTTATCTGTTAATACAAGTAAAGAATAA